Proteins from a single region of Anastrepha ludens isolate Willacy chromosome 5, idAnaLude1.1, whole genome shotgun sequence:
- the LOC128864034 gene encoding seminal metalloprotease 1-like codes for MKAFLAFVLLGIITACLAAPLSQSMLDDPELIAGYFQGDIVLSPSQRNGYRNETLRWPNNTVYYKINDGFFDEAHRNHILRGIQIIEDLSCIRFQEASEDQQYYVNITGSDGGCYSSIGWLNGIQYYNLQIYPLDTGCFRLGTIVHEFLHTLGFFHMQSAANRDDYVRIEFDNIQEGMEFNFEKYDEDYIDDYDEEYDYGSVLHYGEYAFSVNGEKTIIPLKEEGAVIGQRRGMSKSDINKLNLMYHCPIKV; via the exons atGAAGGCCTTCCTCGCCTTTGTATTGCTTGGCATAATCACAGCTTGCTTGGCTGCGCCATTAAGCCAGTCAATGCTCGACGATCCCGAACTGATAGCTGGCTACTTTCAAGGCGATATCGTGTTGAGCCCATCGCAGCGCAATGGCTACCGCAATGAAACTCTACGCTGGCCAAATAATACTGTCTACTATAAAATCAACGACGGCTTCTTtg ACGAAGCGCATAGGAATCACATTCTACGCGGCATTCAAATCATAGAGGACCTCTCTTGCATTCGCTTCCAAGAGGCCAGCGAAGACCAGCAATATTACGTCAATATAACTGGCAGTGATGGCGGCTGCTATTCGAGTATTGGCTGGCTGAATGGCATTCAATATTACAATCTTCAAATCTATCCTCTGGATACTGGCTGCTTCCGTCTCGGCACAATCGTACACGAATTCCTGCATACACTCGGCTTCTTCCACATGCAAAGCGCCGCAAATCGTGACGACTACGTACGCATTGAATTTGATAATATTCAGGAGGGCATGGAATTTAATTTCGAGAAATATGATGAGGACTATATCGATGATTACGATGAGGAATACGATTATGGTAGTGTATTGCATTATGGCGAGTATGCATTTTCGGTGAATGGCGAAAAGACTATTATACCACTGAAGGAGGAGGGCGCTGTAATAGGGCAGCGGCGTGGTATGAGCAAAAGTGATATCAATAAGTTGAATTTAATGTACCACTGCCCAATAAAGGTGtag